In the genome of Streptococcus mitis, one region contains:
- a CDS encoding DNA mismatch repair protein MutS yields the protein MATEKLSPGMQQYVDIKKQYPDAFLLFRMGDFYELFYEDAVNAAQILEISLTSRNKNADNPIPMAGVPYHSAQQYIDVLIEQGYKVAIAEQMEDPKQAVGVVKREVVQVITPGTVVDSSKPDSQNNFLVAIDRAGNQFGLAYMDLVTGDFYVTGLLDFTLVCGEIRNLKAREVVLGYDLSEEEEQILSRQMNLVLSYEKESFEDIHLLDSRLAAVEQAAASKLLQYVHRTQMRELNHLKPVIRYEIKDFLQMDYATKASLDLVENARSGKKQGSLFWLLDETKTAMGMRLLRSWIHRPLIDKERIIQRQEVVQVFLDHFFERSDLTDGLKGVYDIERLASRVSFGKTNPKDLLQLATTLSSVPRIRAILEGMEQPALAYLIEQLDGIPELEGLISAAIAPEAPHVITDGGIIRTGFDETLDKYRRVLREGTSWIAEIEAKERENSGISTLKIDYNKKDGYYFHVTNSQLGNVPAHFFRKATLKNSERFGTEELARIEGDMLEAREKSSNLEYEIFMRIREEVSKYIQRLQALAQGIATVDVLQSLAVVAETQHLIRPEFGDDSRIDIQKGRHAVVEKVMGAQTYIPNTIQMAEDTSIQLITGPNMSGKSTYMRQLAMTAIMAQMGSYVPAESAYLPIFDAIFTRIGAADDLVSGQSTFMVEMMEANNAISHATKNSLILFDELGRGTATYDGMALAQSIIEYIHEHIGAKTLFATHYHELTSLESSLKHLVNVHVATLEQDGQVTFLHKIEPGPADKSYGIHVAKIAGLPADLLTRADKILTQLESQGGESPSLMRQTSAVTEQISLFDTTEEHPILAELSKLDVYNMTPMQAMNVLVELKQKL from the coding sequence ATGGCGACAGAAAAGCTATCACCCGGCATGCAACAGTATGTGGATATTAAAAAGCAATATCCAGATGCTTTTTTGCTCTTTCGGATGGGTGATTTTTATGAATTATTTTACGAGGATGCGGTCAATGCTGCGCAGATTCTGGAAATTTCCTTAACGAGTCGCAACAAGAATGCGGACAATCCGATTCCTATGGCAGGGGTTCCCTATCATTCTGCCCAACAGTACATTGATGTTTTGATTGAGCAGGGCTACAAGGTAGCCATTGCTGAACAGATGGAAGATCCTAAACAAGCAGTTGGGGTTGTGAAACGAGAGGTTGTTCAGGTCATTACGCCAGGGACAGTGGTCGATAGCAGTAAGCCAGATAGTCAGAACAACTTCTTAGTTGCCATAGACCGTGCTGGGAATCAATTTGGCCTAGCTTATATGGACCTGGTGACGGGTGACTTTTATGTGACAGGTCTTTTGGATTTCACGCTGGTTTGTGGAGAAATCCGTAACCTCAAGGCGCGAGAAGTGGTGCTGGGTTATGACTTATCTGAGGAAGAAGAACAAATCCTTAGTCGCCAGATGAATCTGGTACTCTCTTATGAAAAGGAAAGCTTTGAGGATATCCATTTACTGGATTCACGATTAGCAGCTGTGGAGCAAGCGGCAGCTAGTAAGTTGCTCCAGTATGTTCATCGGACTCAAATGAGGGAATTGAACCACCTCAAACCTGTTATCCGCTATGAAATCAAGGATTTCTTGCAGATGGATTATGCGACCAAGGCTAGTCTGGATTTGGTTGAGAATGCCCGTTCAGGCAAGAAGCAAGGCAGTCTTTTCTGGCTTTTGGATGAAACCAAAACGGCTATGGGGATGCGGCTTTTACGCTCTTGGATCCATCGTCCCTTGATTGACAAGGAGCGAATCATCCAACGCCAAGAAGTGGTGCAGGTCTTCCTCGACCATTTCTTTGAGCGTAGTGATTTGACAGACGGTCTCAAGGGTGTTTATGACATTGAGCGCTTGGCTAGTCGTGTTTCTTTTGGCAAAACCAATCCCAAGGATCTCTTGCAGTTGGCGACAACCTTGTCTAGTGTGCCACGGATTCGTGCGATTTTAGAAGGGATGGAGCAACCTGCTCTAGCTTATCTCATCGAACAACTGGATGGAATCCCTGAGTTGGAGGGCTTGATTAGCGCAGCGATTGCTCCTGAAGCTCCTCATGTGATTACAGATGGGGGCATTATCCGAACTGGCTTTGATGAAACCTTAGACAAGTACCGTCGTGTGCTCAGAGAAGGGACTAGCTGGATTGCTGAAATTGAAGCAAAGGAGCGAGAAAACTCTGGCATCAGCACGCTTAAGATTGACTACAATAAGAAGGATGGCTACTATTTCCATGTGACCAATTCGCAACTGGGAAATGTGCCTGCTCACTTTTTCCGCAAGGCGACGCTGAAAAATTCAGAACGCTTTGGAACCGAAGAATTAGCGCGTATCGAGGGAGATATGTTGGAGGCGCGTGAGAAGTCATCTAATCTAGAGTACGAAATTTTTATGCGCATTCGTGAAGAGGTCAGCAAGTACATCCAGCGTTTACAAGCTCTAGCTCAAGGAATTGCGACCGTTGATGTCTTACAGAGTCTGGCGGTTGTGGCTGAAACCCAGCATTTGATTCGACCTGAGTTTGGAGATGATTCGCGGATTGATATCCAGAAAGGGCGCCATGCTGTCGTTGAAAAGGTCATGGGGGCTCAGACCTATATTCCCAATACGATTCAGATGGCAGAAGATACCAGTATTCAACTGATTACAGGGCCCAACATGAGCGGGAAGTCTACCTACATGCGTCAGTTAGCCATGACGGCGATTATGGCCCAGATGGGTTCCTATGTACCGGCAGAAAGCGCCTATTTACCGATTTTTGATGCGATCTTTACCCGTATCGGAGCAGCAGATGACTTGGTTTCAGGTCAATCAACTTTTATGGTAGAGATGATGGAGGCTAATAATGCCATTTCGCATGCGACCAAAAATTCTTTGATTCTTTTTGATGAGTTAGGTCGTGGAACGGCAACTTATGACGGGATGGCTCTTGCTCAATCCATCATCGAATACATCCATGAGCACATCGGAGCCAAGACCCTCTTTGCGACCCATTACCATGAGTTGACTAGTTTGGAGTCCAGCTTGAAACACCTGGTCAATGTCCACGTAGCAACTTTGGAGCAGGATGGGCAAGTTACCTTCCTTCACAAGATTGAACCAGGACCAGCCGATAAATCCTACGGTATCCATGTTGCCAAGATTGCTGGCTTGCCAGCAGACCTTTTAACAAGGGCGGATAAGATTTTGACTCAACTGGAGAGTCAAGGGGGAGAAAGTCCAAGTCTGATGAGGCAAACAAGTGCTGTCACTGAACAGATTTCACTCTTTGATACAACTGAAGAACATCCTATCCTAGCAGAATTGTCTAAACTGGATGTTTACAACATGACACCTATGCAGGCTATGAATGTCTTAGTAGAGTTAAAACAGAAACTATAA
- a CDS encoding arginine repressor (regulates arginine biosynthesis when complexed with arginine by binding at site that overlap the promotors of the arginine biosynthesis genes) — MRKRDRHQLIKKMITEEKLSTQKEIQDRLEAHNVFVTQTTLSRDLREIGLTKVKKNDMVYYVLANETEKIDLVEFLSHHLEGVARAEFTLVLHTKLGEASVLANIVDANKDEWILGTVAGANTLLVICRDQHVAKLMEDRLLDLMKDK, encoded by the coding sequence ATGAGAAAAAGAGATCGTCATCAGTTAATAAAAAAAATGATTACTGAGGAGAAATTAAGTACACAAAAAGAAATTCAAGATCGGTTGGAGGCGCACAATGTCTTTGTGACGCAGACAACCCTGTCTCGTGATTTGCGCGAAATCGGCTTGACCAAGGTCAAGAAAAATGATATGGTGTATTATGTACTAGCAAATGAGACAGAAAAGATTGATTTGGTGGAATTTTTGTCTCATCATTTAGAAGGTGTTGCAAGAGCAGAGTTTACCTTGGTACTTCATACCAAATTGGGCGAAGCCTCTGTTTTGGCAAATATTGTAGATGCAAACAAGGATGAATGGATTTTAGGAACAGTTGCTGGTGCCAATACCTTATTGGTCATTTGTCGAGACCAGCACGTTGCCAAACTCATGGAAGATCGTTTGCTAGATTTGATGAAAGATAAGTAA
- a CDS encoding MarR family transcriptional regulator, with protein sequence MSQYAYILVVISLVFLFLLNKYEKERLQRLYQEQLLKDETFRDDIKEKIHTTENINDVIAYINKTYHLGMLLSKDITDQLK encoded by the coding sequence ATGAGCCAATATGCTTATATCCTCGTTGTGATTAGCTTGGTATTCCTTTTTCTACTCAATAAGTACGAGAAGGAGAGACTTCAAAGACTCTACCAAGAACAACTTTTAAAGGATGAAACATTTAGGGATGACATCAAAGAGAAAATTCACACAACTGAAAATATCAATGATGTCATTGCTTACATCAATAAAACTTATCATCTGGGAATGTTGCTATCAAAAGACATTACAGATCAATTGAAATAA
- a CDS encoding glycerol-3-phosphate dehydrogenase, which translates to MEKQTIAVLGPGSWGTALSQVLNDNGHEVRIWGNIPEQINEINTYHTNKHYFKDVVLDENIIAYTDLAEALKDVDAILFVVPTKVTRLVAQQVAQTLDHKAIIMHASKGLEPDSHKRLSTILEEEIPEELRSDIVVVSGPSHAEETIVRDLTLITAASKDLQTAQYVQELFSNHYFRLYTNTDVIGVETAGALKNIIAVGAGALHGLGFGDNAKAAIIARGLAEITRLGVALGASPLTYSGLSGVGDLIVTGTSVHSRNWRAGDALGRGESLADIEANMGMVIEGISTTRAAYELAQELGVYMPITQAIYQVIYHGTNIKDAIYDIMNNEFKAENEWS; encoded by the coding sequence ATGGAAAAACAAACTATCGCCGTCTTGGGGCCTGGTTCTTGGGGAACTGCCCTTTCACAAGTCTTAAATGACAATGGACACGAGGTACGTATCTGGGGAAATATTCCCGAGCAAATCAATGAAATTAATACCTATCATACTAACAAGCACTACTTTAAAGATGTCGTTCTAGATGAAAATATTATCGCCTACACTGACTTAGCTGAAGCACTGAAAGATGTGGATGCGATTTTGTTTGTTGTCCCAACAAAAGTGACACGACTTGTTGCCCAACAAGTTGCACAAACCTTGGATCATAAGGCTATCATCATGCACGCATCAAAAGGATTGGAGCCTGATAGCCATAAACGATTATCAACCATCCTTGAAGAAGAGATTCCTGAAGAGCTCCGCAGTGATATTGTCGTTGTCTCAGGGCCTAGCCATGCAGAAGAGACCATTGTGCGTGACCTGACTTTAATCACAGCTGCTTCTAAAGATTTGCAAACAGCTCAATACGTTCAGGAACTCTTTAGCAATCACTACTTCCGACTTTATACCAATACGGATGTTATCGGGGTTGAAACTGCTGGTGCTCTTAAAAACATTATCGCTGTCGGGGCAGGAGCTTTACATGGTCTAGGATTTGGTGACAATGCCAAGGCAGCCATCATCGCACGAGGCTTGGCAGAAATTACCCGCTTAGGAGTAGCACTTGGTGCCAGTCCATTAACCTATAGTGGCTTATCTGGTGTGGGAGATTTGATCGTAACTGGAACCTCCGTCCACTCTCGTAACTGGAGAGCTGGAGACGCCCTTGGTCGTGGAGAATCCCTAGCTGATATCGAAGCCAATATGGGCATGGTGATTGAAGGAATCTCAACAACTCGAGCAGCCTATGAACTAGCGCAAGAACTTGGAGTCTATATGCCAATTACACAAGCCATTTACCAAGTTATTTACCACGGAACCAACATCAAAGATGCTATTTATGACATCATGAACAATGAATTTAAAGCAGAAAATGAGTGGTCTTAA
- a CDS encoding arginine--tRNA ligase (catalyzes a two-step reaction, first charging an arginine molecule by linking its carboxyl group to the alpha-phosphate of ATP, followed by transfer of the aminoacyl-adenylate to its tRNA; class-I aminoacyl-tRNA synthetase) — protein MNTKELIASELASVIDSLDQEAILNLLETPKNSEMGDIAFPAFSLAKVERKAPQMIAADLAEKINSQAFEKVVATGPYVNFFLDKSAISAQVLQAVITEKEHYADQNIGKQENVVIDMSSPNIAKPFSIGHLRSTVIGDSLSHIFQKIGYQTVKVNHLGDWGKQFGMLIVAYKKWGDEKAVKAHPIDELLKLYVRINAEAENDPSLDEEAREWFRKLENGDEEALALWQWFRDESLVEFNRLYNELKVEFDSYNGEAFYNDKMDAVVDILSEKGLLVESEGAQVVNLEKYGIEHPALIKKSDGATLYITRDLAAALYRKNEYQFAKSIYVVGQEQSAHFKQLKAVLQEMGYDWSEDITHVPFGLVTKEGKKLSTRKGNVILLEPTVAEAVSRAKAQIEAKNPELENKDQVAHAVGVGAIKFYDLKTDRTNGYDFDLEAMVSFEGETGPYVQYAYARIQSILRKADFKPETTGNYSLNDTESWEIIKLIQDFPRIINRAADNFEPSIIAKFSINLAQAFNKYYAHTRILDESPERDSRLALSYATAVVLKEALRLLGVEAPEKM, from the coding sequence ATGAATACAAAAGAATTGATTGCTAGCGAGTTGGCTAGCGTCATTGATAGCCTGGATCAAGAGGCTATTTTAAATTTACTGGAAACCCCTAAAAACTCAGAAATGGGAGACATCGCTTTCCCTGCTTTTTCTCTTGCAAAAGTCGAACGTAAAGCGCCACAAATGATTGCGGCTGACCTGGCTGAAAAGATTAACAGTCAAGCCTTTGAAAAGGTTGTTGCAACAGGACCTTACGTTAATTTTTTCCTTGATAAATCTGCCATTTCTGCTCAAGTATTGCAAGCTGTTATCACTGAAAAAGAACACTATGCTGACCAAAACATTGGTAAACAAGAAAATGTTGTTATTGACATGTCTAGTCCCAATATTGCTAAACCATTTTCTATCGGTCACCTGCGCTCAACTGTTATCGGAGATAGCTTGTCACATATTTTCCAAAAAATCGGTTATCAAACGGTCAAGGTCAACCACTTGGGAGACTGGGGTAAACAGTTTGGGATGCTGATTGTTGCCTACAAAAAATGGGGCGACGAAAAAGCTGTAAAAGCTCATCCAATCGATGAACTTCTTAAACTCTATGTCCGCATCAACGCTGAAGCCGAAAATGACCCTAGCTTGGATGAAGAAGCACGCGAATGGTTCCGTAAACTGGAGAATGGAGATGAGGAAGCTCTTGCTCTTTGGCAATGGTTTCGTGATGAAAGTTTGGTAGAATTTAACCGCCTTTACAATGAACTGAAGGTTGAATTTGACAGCTACAACGGCGAAGCCTTCTACAATGATAAGATGGATGCAGTTGTAGACATTCTTTCTGAAAAAGGCCTTCTTGTTGAATCAGAAGGTGCCCAAGTTGTCAATCTTGAGAAATATGGAATTGAACATCCAGCCCTTATCAAAAAATCTGATGGTGCAACTCTCTATATCACACGTGACTTGGCTGCAGCCCTTTACCGTAAAAACGAATACCAATTTGCTAAATCTATCTACGTAGTTGGTCAAGAACAATCTGCCCACTTTAAACAGCTCAAAGCTGTCTTGCAAGAAATGGGCTACGACTGGAGTGAAGACATTACTCACGTTCCTTTTGGTTTGGTTACAAAAGAAGGGAAAAAACTCTCTACTCGTAAAGGGAATGTCATCTTGCTAGAACCTACAGTTGCAGAGGCTGTTAGTCGTGCCAAAGCCCAAATCGAGGCTAAAAATCCTGAACTTGAAAATAAAGACCAGGTGGCGCATGCTGTTGGGGTTGGAGCCATTAAATTCTATGACCTCAAGACTGACCGTACAAACGGATATGACTTTGACCTAGAGGCCATGGTATCCTTCGAGGGTGAAACTGGACCTTACGTTCAATACGCCTACGCTCGTATCCAATCTATCTTACGCAAAGCCGATTTCAAACCAGAAACAACTGGCAACTATAGCTTGAATGATACTGAAAGCTGGGAAATCATTAAACTCATCCAAGACTTCCCACGTATTATCAACCGTGCGGCAGATAACTTTGAACCTTCTATCATTGCTAAATTTTCGATTAATCTGGCTCAAGCCTTCAACAAGTACTATGCACATACACGTATCCTAGATGAAAGTCCTGAGCGCGACAGCCGTCTAGCTCTCAGCTACGCAACTGCAGTTGTTCTCAAAGAAGCCCTTCGCTTGCTTGGAGTAGAAGCGCCAGAGAAAATGTAA